From Alkalilimnicola sp. S0819, the proteins below share one genomic window:
- the fabG gene encoding 3-oxoacyl-ACP reductase FabG, whose translation MKRALVTGGSGDIGAAVCRALAESGLHVIVHANSRLERARALAEALRAAGHSAEALAFDLTDEPACRAALEGLLESGPIQVLVNNAGLHDDAPLAGMPAEQWRRVVEVNLNGFYNVTQPLLLPMARTRWGRIISLSSVAAQLGNRGQSNYAAAKAGLHGASRSLALEMASRNITVNVVSPGVIAGEMTSEVFDAETIKRIVPMRRAGTPEEVAALVNFLASEQAGYISGQVIGINGAMG comes from the coding sequence ATGAAGCGCGCCCTGGTCACCGGCGGCAGCGGCGATATCGGCGCGGCGGTCTGCCGCGCGCTGGCCGAGAGCGGCCTGCATGTCATCGTCCACGCCAACAGCCGTCTGGAACGCGCCCGGGCACTGGCGGAGGCGCTGCGGGCCGCGGGCCACAGCGCCGAGGCGCTGGCCTTCGATCTCACCGACGAGCCCGCCTGTCGCGCGGCGCTGGAAGGCCTGCTGGAGAGCGGCCCCATCCAGGTGCTGGTGAACAACGCCGGGCTGCACGACGATGCGCCGCTCGCCGGCATGCCCGCCGAGCAGTGGCGCCGGGTGGTGGAGGTCAATCTCAACGGCTTCTACAACGTCACTCAGCCCCTGCTGCTGCCCATGGCCCGCACCCGCTGGGGGCGGATCATCAGCCTCTCCTCGGTGGCCGCCCAGTTGGGCAACCGCGGCCAGAGCAATTACGCCGCCGCCAAGGCCGGGTTGCACGGCGCCAGCCGTTCGCTGGCCCTGGAGATGGCCTCGCGCAACATCACCGTGAACGTGGTTTCCCCCGGGGTGATCGCCGGCGAAATGACCAGCGAGGTCTTCGACGCCGAGACCATCAAGCGCATCGTACCCATGCGCCGCGCCGGCACGCCCGAGGAGGTCGCCGCGCTGGTGAATTTTCTCGCCTCCGAGCAGGCGGGCTATATTTCCGGCCAGGTCATCGGCATCAACGGCGCGATGGGTTAG
- a CDS encoding glycosyltransferase family 2 protein yields MNKRFCIVIPAYNEAATISEVVAGAVEYAPVLVVDDGSSDDTAERARAAGATVLVNAENAGKAASLWRGMVQAMNEGADAVITMDADAQHDPAELPRLQGAHITFPQRVILGARLRERHATPPLRLFGNRMANFWISWAAGHPVADSQTGYRVYPTELLGRLKPAVARERSFVFESEILIEAARLGYPTEPVPITAIYRPTARASYYRGGLDTWRIVRMVGGKLLARGMYPQGLWRSLRPPRPARPEAADHERTH; encoded by the coding sequence ATGAACAAGCGTTTCTGCATCGTCATTCCCGCCTATAACGAGGCCGCCACCATCAGTGAAGTGGTGGCCGGCGCGGTGGAATACGCCCCGGTGCTGGTGGTGGACGACGGCTCCAGCGACGACACCGCCGAGCGGGCTCGCGCCGCGGGGGCGACAGTACTGGTCAACGCCGAGAACGCCGGCAAGGCGGCAAGCCTGTGGCGGGGCATGGTACAGGCCATGAACGAGGGGGCGGACGCGGTGATCACCATGGATGCCGACGCCCAGCACGACCCGGCGGAGCTGCCCCGGCTGCAGGGCGCCCATATCACCTTCCCCCAACGGGTGATTCTGGGCGCGCGGCTGCGCGAGCGCCACGCCACGCCGCCGCTGCGCCTGTTCGGCAATCGCATGGCCAATTTCTGGATCTCCTGGGCCGCCGGGCACCCGGTGGCGGACAGCCAGACGGGCTACCGGGTCTACCCCACGGAGCTGCTGGGCCGCCTGAAACCCGCCGTGGCCCGGGAGCGCAGCTTCGTGTTCGAGAGCGAGATCCTGATCGAGGCCGCGCGCCTGGGCTACCCCACCGAGCCCGTGCCCATCACCGCCATCTACCGTCCCACCGCGCGGGCCAGCTACTACCGGGGCGGGCTGGATACCTGGCGCATCGTGCGCATGGTGGGCGGCAAGCTGCTCGCCCGCGGCATGTACCCGCAGGGGCTGTGGCGCTCCCTGCGCCCACCGCGCCCGGCCCGCCCGGAAGCCGCAGACCATGAGCGCACGCACTAG
- a CDS encoding YdcF family protein, which produces MSARTSLRRLREDRDALFTLVLAQLLILLSGGLLYLWRLYQVWSRARRAPTAVPRAELILVLGHRLTAGDQLSRLYRQRLARARALLQAHPGARALLLGGLTGGRISEAEAGRRYLAEHGIAEERLLLEEQSGDTLQNLVNARSLLARAEDERVLITSRFHLARALALTEGLNLGAHPCAADERLGAGSVPAMLLEAMLLHWYYTGRRWSLLTNNRRMLDRIT; this is translated from the coding sequence ATGAGCGCACGCACTAGCCTGCGCCGCCTGCGCGAGGACCGGGATGCGCTGTTCACCCTGGTGCTCGCGCAGCTGCTGATCCTGCTGAGCGGTGGGCTGCTGTATCTGTGGCGCCTCTACCAGGTCTGGTCCCGGGCCCGGCGCGCGCCCACCGCGGTGCCGCGCGCCGAACTGATCCTGGTGCTGGGTCACCGGCTTACAGCCGGGGACCAGCTGAGCCGGCTCTACCGCCAGCGCCTGGCCCGTGCCCGGGCGCTGCTGCAGGCACACCCCGGGGCCCGCGCCCTGCTGCTGGGCGGGCTCACCGGGGGGCGGATCAGCGAGGCGGAGGCAGGGCGGCGTTATCTGGCCGAACACGGCATTGCCGAAGAACGGCTGCTGCTGGAGGAGCAATCCGGCGACACCCTGCAGAATCTGGTCAACGCCCGCTCGCTGCTGGCCCGGGCCGAGGACGAGCGGGTGCTGATCACCAGCCGCTTCCACCTGGCGCGCGCCCTGGCCCTGACCGAGGGCTTGAACCTCGGCGCGCACCCCTGCGCCGCCGATGAACGCCTGGGCGCGGGCAGCGTGCCGGCGATGCTGCTCGAAGCCATGCTGCTGCACTGGTACTACACCGGCCGGCGCTGGTCGCTGCTCACCAATAACCGCCGCATGCTGGACCGCATCACCTGA